One region of Ardenticatena maritima genomic DNA includes:
- a CDS encoding ABC transporter ATP-binding protein: MTTATLSHASEFNIPTPYETDKRSPARWLFSHARRHWVFILMAMIGAFGNAALAAAVPVLVGRAFNGILSGAEPKALLLQTGVLLVSTQGIRAILQLGRNFGAELIGQRLERDIRNELYVSLLGKSMTFHNLQPVGDTMARATNDVREINLMFNPGFNLILGSANFLFMPVLVAPRYHPSLVLVPLGFIVAYFIAVVRYLRQLQPVTTEVREAFGALNARLAEALDGIETVKGTAQEEAELSRLEALARRFRDAYVRQGEIEARFTPLLLLGLAQGLGFFHAVWLYRAGALAIGDIVTYVGLLNLFGFPTFVSLFAYSQASTGYSAARRILELITRETNLDENVDGYAGKMRGEIEFRHVWFQYDEHQAPVLRDITFHVQPGQTVAIVGQTGAGKTTLVKLINRIYDATQGDVLVDGINVRDWNLEALRSQISMIEQDIFLFSRTIRENIAFGKPDATMEEIIAAAKAAQAHEFIMQFKDGYDTVIGERGVTLSGGQRQRLALARAFLTNPAILILDDSTSAIDSATEDKIQRAIYAASQGRTTILITHRLSQIRWADLIVVLRKGEISAIGTHEELLRTSEAYRRIFARDE; encoded by the coding sequence ATGACGACCGCGACGCTTTCACACGCTTCTGAATTCAATATTCCAACGCCCTATGAGACCGACAAACGGTCGCCCGCGCGTTGGCTTTTTTCACATGCTCGCCGCCACTGGGTGTTTATTTTGATGGCGATGATTGGCGCATTTGGGAACGCCGCCCTGGCGGCGGCGGTTCCCGTGCTGGTGGGGCGTGCCTTCAATGGGATTTTGAGCGGTGCTGAACCCAAAGCGTTGCTCTTGCAGACGGGCGTCTTGCTGGTCAGCACGCAGGGCATTCGCGCTATCTTGCAGTTGGGGCGCAATTTTGGCGCTGAGTTGATTGGGCAGCGGTTGGAGCGCGATATTCGCAACGAGTTGTATGTGAGCCTGCTGGGCAAGAGCATGACGTTCCACAACTTGCAGCCCGTGGGCGACACGATGGCGCGCGCCACCAACGACGTGCGCGAAATCAACCTCATGTTCAACCCGGGCTTCAATCTCATTCTCGGTTCCGCGAACTTCCTGTTTATGCCTGTGCTGGTTGCGCCACGGTATCATCCCAGCCTCGTGTTGGTCCCGCTGGGCTTTATCGTCGCCTACTTCATCGCCGTGGTGCGCTACCTGCGCCAGTTGCAACCCGTCACCACAGAGGTGCGCGAGGCGTTTGGGGCGCTCAACGCGCGGCTGGCGGAAGCGCTCGATGGGATTGAGACGGTGAAGGGGACCGCACAGGAAGAAGCCGAATTGTCGCGGCTGGAAGCGCTGGCGCGCCGGTTTCGCGATGCCTACGTGCGCCAGGGGGAGATTGAAGCGCGGTTTACGCCTTTGCTGCTGTTGGGGTTGGCGCAAGGGCTGGGCTTTTTTCACGCGGTCTGGCTCTACCGTGCGGGGGCGCTGGCGATTGGCGATATTGTGACGTATGTCGGGTTGCTCAACCTGTTCGGCTTCCCCACCTTCGTTTCGCTCTTCGCCTATTCGCAAGCCTCGACGGGCTATTCGGCGGCGCGCCGCATTTTGGAACTCATCACGCGCGAAACCAATCTGGACGAAAACGTGGATGGCTACGCCGGCAAGATGCGCGGCGAGATTGAGTTTCGGCATGTCTGGTTTCAGTATGACGAACACCAGGCGCCGGTTTTGCGCGATATTACCTTCCATGTCCAGCCTGGGCAGACGGTAGCGATTGTGGGGCAAACGGGGGCGGGAAAAACGACGCTGGTCAAACTCATCAACCGCATTTACGACGCGACGCAGGGCGATGTGCTGGTGGATGGTATCAACGTGCGCGATTGGAATCTGGAAGCCCTGCGCAGCCAGATTTCGATGATTGAGCAGGATATCTTCCTCTTCTCGCGCACCATTCGCGAAAACATTGCCTTTGGCAAGCCCGACGCGACGATGGAAGAAATCATCGCCGCGGCCAAAGCCGCGCAGGCACATGAGTTTATCATGCAGTTCAAGGATGGCTACGACACGGTGATTGGCGAGCGCGGTGTGACGTTGTCGGGGGGACAACGGCAACGTTTGGCATTGGCGCGCGCCTTTTTGACCAATCCCGCCATTCTCATTCTGGACGATTCGACCAGCGCGATTGACAGCGCCACCGAGGACAAAATTCAGCGCGCCATTTACGCGGCGTCGCAAGGGCGTACCACGATTCTCATCACGCACCGCCTTTCGCAAATTCGATGGGCGGATTTGATTGTCGTCTTGCGTAAAGGGGAAATCAGCGCCATCGGCACGCACGAAGAACTCTTGCGGACGTCGGAAGCGTATCGGCGCATTTTTGCGCGTGACGAATAA
- the fusA gene encoding elongation factor G, which translates to MKKYAPERLRNVAFVSHVGAGKSTTAEAMLFLTGALTRMGRTEEGNTVSDFDPEERARQISINTSVIPVEYRDHKLNVLDTPGFLDFAGDAISALRVADAAVVVVDASSGPEVGTELMWQYCNDRSLPRLVYVNKMDRDTARWERTLQQLRDTFDARFIPIQIPIGQGASFEGVVDLTTGKAYYGKGDVRDIPAELQSAVEEAQFNLMEAAAEADDELIMKYLDGEELTPDEIARGLKAGVQNGSIVPVLFGASVEALGVERLMEAIVNLLPSPVEAPPEKAVNKETGEEVLLSADPNGPLAVFIFKTLSDPYVGKISFFRVLSGTLKPDMRLYNPRTNTEERIGHIYVQRGKEQIEVKELPAGDIGSVAKLGETLTGDVLCDRSTPLEVEPIKFPRPVYFVAVYPKSQADVDKLNQALTRLTEEDPTLRWERRTDTKQTVMGGLGDVHLDVARARLEQKFGVHVEMGAPKVPYKETITATATAQYRHKKQTGGAGQFAEVHMRVEPLPRGQEFEFASEIFGGAISSVFLPSIEKGIRSVMEQGVLAGYPIVDVKAVVYDGKEHPVDSKDIAFQIAGRECFKLAFKNAKPALLEPIYNVTIIVPDQYTGDVMSDLNTRRARIMGMEQERGKTIIKAQVPLAEMMRYAIDLRSMTQGRGFYTMEPDHYEIVPDYVAQQVIAEAQKEAAEASH; encoded by the coding sequence ATGAAGAAGTACGCTCCAGAACGCCTGCGCAACGTTGCGTTTGTGTCGCACGTTGGCGCAGGCAAATCCACGACGGCTGAGGCGATGCTCTTCCTGACGGGAGCGCTGACCCGTATGGGGCGCACCGAAGAAGGCAACACCGTCTCCGATTTTGACCCCGAAGAACGTGCCCGCCAGATTTCCATCAACACCTCTGTCATTCCTGTCGAATACCGTGACCACAAGTTGAATGTGCTCGATACACCGGGTTTCCTCGATTTCGCGGGAGACGCCATCAGCGCCTTGCGTGTGGCGGATGCCGCTGTGGTGGTGGTGGATGCGTCCTCGGGGCCGGAAGTGGGCACCGAGTTGATGTGGCAATACTGCAACGATCGCTCGTTGCCGCGGTTGGTCTATGTGAACAAGATGGACCGCGATACGGCGCGTTGGGAGCGTACCCTTCAACAATTGCGCGATACATTTGATGCGCGCTTCATCCCCATTCAAATTCCGATTGGGCAAGGGGCTTCCTTTGAAGGTGTGGTAGATTTGACGACGGGCAAAGCCTACTACGGCAAAGGGGATGTGCGCGACATTCCCGCCGAGTTGCAAAGCGCCGTTGAAGAAGCCCAATTCAACCTGATGGAAGCCGCCGCCGAGGCCGACGATGAATTGATTATGAAGTATCTCGACGGCGAAGAATTGACGCCTGATGAGATTGCACGCGGTTTGAAGGCGGGTGTGCAAAACGGTTCGATTGTGCCGGTGCTGTTTGGCGCGAGTGTGGAAGCCTTGGGCGTCGAACGCCTGATGGAAGCCATCGTCAACTTGTTGCCCTCGCCCGTGGAAGCGCCGCCCGAAAAAGCGGTCAACAAAGAAACGGGCGAAGAGGTCTTGCTCAGCGCCGACCCCAATGGGCCGCTGGCGGTCTTCATCTTCAAGACGCTTTCCGACCCCTACGTCGGCAAAATTTCGTTCTTCCGTGTCTTGAGCGGCACGCTCAAACCCGATATGCGCCTGTACAACCCGCGCACCAACACGGAAGAACGCATTGGGCACATTTACGTCCAGCGTGGGAAGGAGCAAATCGAAGTCAAAGAGTTGCCGGCTGGTGATATCGGTTCGGTTGCCAAGTTGGGCGAAACGCTGACGGGCGATGTGCTGTGCGACCGCTCGACGCCGCTGGAAGTGGAACCCATCAAGTTCCCGCGTCCCGTGTACTTTGTGGCTGTCTATCCCAAGTCGCAGGCGGACGTGGACAAACTCAACCAGGCGCTCACCCGCCTCACCGAAGAAGACCCCACGTTGCGTTGGGAACGCCGCACCGACACCAAGCAGACGGTGATGGGCGGTTTGGGCGACGTGCATTTGGATGTGGCGCGGGCGCGTTTGGAACAGAAGTTTGGGGTGCATGTGGAAATGGGCGCGCCCAAAGTGCCCTACAAGGAAACGATTACCGCCACGGCGACGGCGCAGTACCGCCACAAGAAGCAAACAGGCGGCGCCGGCCAGTTCGCCGAAGTGCATATGCGTGTGGAGCCGCTCCCGCGCGGTCAGGAATTTGAGTTTGCGAGTGAGATTTTTGGCGGTGCCATTTCCAGCGTCTTCCTGCCCTCGATTGAAAAGGGGATTCGCTCCGTCATGGAACAGGGGGTGCTGGCGGGCTACCCCATCGTGGACGTGAAAGCCGTTGTCTATGACGGGAAGGAGCACCCCGTGGACTCGAAGGATATCGCCTTCCAGATTGCGGGGCGCGAATGCTTCAAACTGGCGTTCAAAAACGCCAAGCCCGCGTTGCTGGAACCCATCTACAACGTGACGATTATCGTGCCCGACCAATACACGGGCGATGTGATGAGCGACCTCAACACGCGCCGCGCCCGCATTATGGGCATGGAGCAGGAACGTGGGAAGACCATCATCAAGGCGCAGGTGCCGCTGGCTGAAATGATGCGCTACGCGATTGACCTGCGTTCGATGACGCAAGGGCGCGGTTTCTACACCATGGAACCCGACCACTATGAAATCGTGCCTGATTACGTGGCGCAACAAGTGATTGCCGAGGCGCAGAAAGAAGCCGCTGAGGCGTCGCACTAG
- the recA gene encoding recombinase RecA → MPEQPQPDEPNGVWIVDNGKRKALESTLEQLKKRFGDGAIMKLGEAPDLQVEAIPTGSIALDLALGIGGIPRGRITEIYGPESSGKTTLCQHIIAEAQKMGGVAAFIDVEHAFDPTYAAKCGVDVENLYISQPDTGEQALEITEALVRSGAVDVVVIDSVAALVPRAEIEGDMGDSHMGLQARLMSQALRKLAGAIKKSNTAVIFTNQIRMKIGVLFGNPETTTGGNALKFYASVRMDIRRKEVIKQGGDIIGNRVLVKVKKNKVAPPFREAQFDIMYNEGISRAGDVLDVATEMEIVTKRGAYYSYGDIRLGQGRENAKQFLREHPDILDELDRRIREAAGLPLPPGASTD, encoded by the coding sequence ATGCCAGAACAGCCACAACCCGATGAACCAAACGGGGTATGGATTGTGGACAACGGAAAGCGAAAAGCGCTCGAAAGCACACTGGAACAATTGAAAAAGCGCTTCGGTGACGGCGCCATCATGAAATTGGGGGAAGCGCCCGACCTGCAAGTGGAAGCCATCCCCACCGGCTCGATTGCGCTGGACCTTGCCTTGGGGATTGGCGGCATTCCACGGGGGCGCATCACCGAAATTTACGGTCCCGAATCGAGTGGGAAGACGACGCTTTGCCAGCACATCATCGCCGAAGCGCAAAAGATGGGCGGTGTCGCCGCCTTCATTGACGTGGAGCACGCTTTCGACCCCACCTACGCCGCCAAATGTGGCGTGGATGTCGAAAACCTCTACATCTCCCAGCCCGACACAGGCGAACAAGCGCTTGAAATTACCGAGGCGCTGGTGCGCAGTGGGGCTGTGGATGTCGTTGTCATTGACTCGGTGGCGGCGTTGGTGCCACGCGCTGAAATCGAAGGCGATATGGGCGACAGCCACATGGGCTTGCAAGCCCGCCTGATGAGCCAGGCACTGCGCAAACTGGCCGGCGCTATCAAGAAGTCCAACACGGCGGTCATCTTCACCAACCAGATTCGCATGAAAATCGGTGTGCTCTTCGGCAACCCGGAAACAACCACGGGTGGCAATGCGCTCAAATTCTACGCTTCGGTGCGCATGGATATTCGCCGCAAAGAGGTGATTAAGCAAGGCGGCGATATCATTGGCAACCGCGTGCTCGTCAAGGTGAAGAAAAACAAAGTGGCGCCCCCCTTCCGCGAAGCCCAATTCGACATCATGTACAACGAGGGCATCAGCCGCGCGGGAGATGTGCTTGACGTTGCGACCGAAATGGAGATTGTCACCAAGCGGGGCGCGTATTACAGTTACGGCGATATTCGCCTGGGACAAGGGCGCGAAAACGCCAAACAATTCTTGCGCGAGCATCCCGACATTCTGGACGAACTCGACCGCCGTATCCGCGAAGCAGCGGGATTGCCATTGCCGCCAGGCGCATCAACCGACTAA
- a CDS encoding transglutaminase TgpA family protein, which yields MRTRYHPREGWLSIGLLGAMVLLTARALQAARWSPNLDLLTPTVLAAFVVGILLAKSRLPGVLAFLLALVAGVGVITSLAFRFVPDEALTATEKTLLIWERVQGWAETVLASGRPGTDTAIFVMTLMAILWLVTFFACWSFFHNRSPWGVLLPLGTVVLINTYYGPEDLTLYLIVFLLLGYLFFVRHHLLERETEWQQRGIQYSKDVLFDFLRDGTVFAVVMLALAWLGPTAVESETLNPVLARLTRPWLAAQETWNRMFATLNYRGNSRSGGWFGQEMAFRGPLNRSDDLIMYVQAERGRYWRATVYDTYTGLGWEASTPRTIDLPGEHPRIPLIADAQGRIATDIAVELIRPAGRLLFLPQQPVQVSLPARAVVAGPAALEAQSIEEVPPTGLAQLFAKSPLVTGDTYTAVAAIPDPDEQSLRQAGTDYPPEIAEHYTRLPPTVPPEVAQLARELTEGLDTPYDKAKAIERYLRTIPYDETIPPPPPGEDGVYYFLFDIRAGYCDYYASAMAVMLRSLGIPARIAQGYSQGRLINPDAHVYEVRGLNAHTWVEVYFPGFGWIEFEPTAAEPVLNRPPRPPEMNEPNTTLGQNGEAQSPTERENQLDRLRDIEGQIADEQGGSDPFATLRRPPDLRTLAVPIATAGGLALVLLAGYWALARRWQRLPVVEQAYDQLVLIGRFLRLRPHAWQTPREYVHAIGERIPTVREPLTRLSIFLNKARFAPHRYTEEDEAHASATWREARDRLVAWLVRRRPPA from the coding sequence ATGCGGACACGCTACCACCCACGCGAAGGTTGGCTGAGCATCGGGCTGTTGGGCGCGATGGTGCTTTTGACGGCACGCGCCTTGCAAGCCGCCCGCTGGAGCCCCAACCTCGATTTGCTGACCCCCACGGTGTTGGCGGCGTTTGTGGTGGGAATCCTGCTGGCGAAAAGCCGCTTGCCCGGTGTGCTGGCGTTCTTGCTTGCGCTTGTTGCCGGGGTGGGTGTTATCACGAGCCTGGCGTTTCGCTTCGTTCCCGACGAGGCGTTGACCGCCACTGAAAAAACCTTGCTGATTTGGGAGCGGGTGCAAGGCTGGGCGGAAACCGTGCTTGCCAGCGGGCGACCGGGGACGGATACCGCCATTTTTGTCATGACGCTGATGGCGATCCTCTGGCTGGTGACGTTTTTTGCGTGCTGGTCGTTCTTCCACAATCGAAGCCCGTGGGGCGTCCTGCTTCCGCTCGGCACGGTGGTACTCATCAACACCTACTACGGTCCCGAAGACCTGACGCTCTACCTGATTGTCTTCCTCTTGTTGGGCTATCTCTTCTTCGTGCGGCATCACCTGCTGGAACGCGAAACCGAATGGCAACAGCGCGGTATCCAGTATAGCAAAGACGTGCTCTTTGATTTTCTGCGCGATGGCACGGTCTTCGCCGTCGTCATGCTGGCACTGGCATGGTTAGGGCCCACCGCCGTGGAAAGCGAAACGCTGAATCCGGTGCTGGCACGGCTGACGCGCCCCTGGCTGGCGGCGCAAGAAACATGGAACCGCATGTTCGCCACGCTCAACTACCGCGGGAATAGCCGCAGCGGGGGCTGGTTTGGGCAAGAAATGGCATTCCGCGGACCACTCAACCGCTCAGACGACCTCATCATGTACGTGCAAGCCGAACGTGGGCGCTACTGGCGCGCCACCGTGTACGACACCTACACCGGGCTGGGGTGGGAAGCCTCGACACCGCGCACGATTGATTTGCCGGGTGAACACCCACGCATCCCCCTCATCGCCGACGCACAGGGGCGCATCGCCACCGATATCGCCGTGGAACTGATTCGCCCGGCGGGGCGCTTGCTCTTCTTGCCGCAGCAACCCGTGCAAGTTTCACTCCCCGCGCGCGCCGTCGTGGCGGGTCCCGCCGCATTGGAAGCCCAAAGCATCGAAGAAGTCCCCCCCACCGGTCTGGCGCAACTCTTCGCCAAATCGCCGCTGGTGACGGGCGACACCTACACCGCCGTTGCCGCCATCCCCGACCCCGACGAACAAAGTTTGCGCCAGGCGGGTACCGACTACCCTCCGGAGATTGCCGAACACTACACGCGCTTGCCGCCCACCGTTCCGCCCGAAGTGGCGCAACTGGCACGCGAATTGACTGAGGGGCTTGATACGCCCTACGACAAAGCCAAAGCCATCGAGCGCTACCTGCGCACCATCCCCTACGACGAGACCATTCCACCACCGCCGCCGGGTGAAGACGGCGTGTACTACTTCCTGTTTGACATTCGCGCTGGCTATTGCGACTACTACGCCTCGGCAATGGCGGTCATGTTGCGGTCGCTCGGCATTCCAGCGCGGATTGCACAGGGGTATTCGCAAGGTCGGCTCATCAATCCCGACGCACACGTGTACGAGGTGCGCGGGCTGAACGCCCATACCTGGGTGGAAGTCTATTTCCCCGGCTTCGGGTGGATTGAGTTTGAACCCACAGCGGCTGAACCGGTACTCAACCGCCCGCCGCGCCCACCGGAGATGAACGAACCCAACACAACCCTGGGGCAAAACGGGGAAGCGCAATCTCCCACCGAGCGGGAGAACCAACTCGATCGCCTGCGCGACATCGAAGGCCAGATTGCCGATGAACAAGGCGGAAGCGACCCCTTCGCCACCTTGCGCCGCCCGCCCGACTTGCGCACGCTCGCGGTTCCCATCGCCACAGCCGGGGGGCTGGCGCTCGTTCTGCTGGCGGGCTATTGGGCGCTTGCGCGCCGCTGGCAAAGACTCCCCGTCGTCGAACAAGCCTACGACCAACTGGTGCTCATCGGGCGCTTCCTGCGGCTACGCCCCCATGCGTGGCAAACACCACGCGAATATGTGCACGCCATTGGCGAACGCATTCCCACAGTGCGCGAACCGCTGACACGCCTCAGCATCTTCCTGAACAAAGCCCGGTTCGCGCCGCACCGCTACACCGAAGAAGACGAAGCGCACGCTTCCGCCACCTGGCGTGAAGCCCGCGACCGCCTGGTCGCCTGGCTTGTGCGCCGCCGCCCCCCAGCCTGA
- a CDS encoding regulatory protein RecX — protein MPKITRLERQKRNKERVNVYLDGEFAFGLAILEAARLRVGQELSDDEIRTLKARDTYHKAFDRVLRLLGRRARTEREIREYLRKHGYTDEVVEEVVQRLHALNLLDDAAFAREWIENRTRHRPRGRQALISELRRKGVAQETIEAALDDASLDERTLAIEAAERYVIRLQTIDDYATFARKLGSYLARRGFSWEAARHAVNHYWQLRTQDNVRPDFDNEHWNTEE, from the coding sequence ATGCCCAAAATCACACGGCTCGAACGCCAAAAGCGCAACAAAGAGCGCGTGAATGTCTATCTGGATGGTGAATTTGCCTTTGGGCTTGCCATCCTGGAAGCGGCGCGCCTGCGTGTTGGGCAGGAATTGTCTGACGATGAGATTCGCACGCTCAAAGCGCGCGATACGTATCACAAGGCATTCGACCGTGTGTTGCGGCTGTTGGGACGCCGCGCCCGCACGGAGCGCGAAATTCGCGAGTATCTGCGCAAGCATGGCTATACCGATGAAGTTGTCGAAGAGGTTGTGCAACGCTTGCACGCTCTGAACTTGCTCGACGACGCGGCGTTTGCCCGCGAATGGATTGAAAATCGCACCCGCCATCGCCCCCGTGGGCGACAGGCGCTCATCAGCGAACTGCGGCGCAAGGGCGTCGCGCAGGAAACCATCGAAGCAGCGCTCGACGACGCCAGTCTGGATGAGCGAACACTGGCTATTGAAGCCGCTGAGCGCTACGTGATACGCTTGCAAACGATTGACGACTACGCCACGTTCGCGCGCAAACTGGGGTCGTATCTGGCGCGGCGTGGCTTCTCGTGGGAGGCGGCACGCCACGCCGTCAACCATTACTGGCAATTGCGCACGCAAGACAACGTGCGCCCCGACTTTGACAACGAACACTGGAACACGGAGGAGTAA
- the pgmB gene encoding beta-phosphoglucomutase: MKVQAVIFDLDGVLTDTAEGHYLSWQRVCDEEGIPFTRQMNEQLRGRRRADSLRLILGERQVDEATFNAILARKNAYYLEYLETLTPEALLPGIPQLLDALDAAGIPYAVGSASRNARRVLAQLGVLERFAFVGDGNTVARAKPAPDLFLAIAQALDVSPAASVVVEDAQAGVEAALRGGFGVVGVGPAERVGAAHVVVPDTAALSLDCLQEALKRRQFA; this comes from the coding sequence ATGAAGGTACAGGCTGTGATTTTCGATTTGGATGGCGTATTGACCGATACCGCCGAGGGGCATTATCTCTCTTGGCAACGGGTGTGCGACGAAGAGGGTATCCCCTTCACACGGCAGATGAATGAACAGTTGCGCGGGCGGCGTCGTGCGGATTCTTTGCGGCTGATTTTGGGCGAGCGACAGGTGGATGAGGCGACGTTCAATGCCATCCTGGCACGCAAAAACGCTTACTACCTTGAATATCTCGAAACGTTGACGCCTGAGGCGCTGTTGCCTGGCATTCCCCAGTTGTTGGATGCTTTGGACGCCGCGGGAATTCCCTATGCGGTGGGAAGCGCCAGCCGCAACGCGCGGCGTGTGCTGGCGCAGTTAGGAGTGTTGGAGCGGTTTGCGTTTGTGGGCGATGGCAACACGGTGGCGCGCGCCAAACCCGCCCCCGACCTGTTCCTGGCGATTGCCCAGGCGCTTGATGTGTCGCCTGCGGCTTCTGTGGTGGTGGAAGACGCACAGGCGGGCGTAGAAGCCGCATTGCGTGGCGGGTTTGGCGTGGTGGGGGTGGGACCCGCCGAGCGGGTGGGGGCGGCGCATGTGGTAGTGCCGGATACGGCGGCGCTCTCGCTCGATTGTTTGCAGGAAGCGTTGAAGCGGCGTCAATTTGCCTAA
- the rny gene encoding ribonuclease Y: protein MEGVILIGAALLAALVGAVVGAWLGYRGGQERALRETEKQVQSMLTEAEQQARAMVQEAKAEAQELRLQAKEEIVRLRDEAEREFKQQRRELQRLEQELQQRREKLDRRQEQLENRARNLDRREQALEKREEEIEALVAEQQAALERVAELSREEARQLLLQQVEEEARQDMARILREREAEAREIAEKKARAIIVTAIQRMATDVTNDVVVSTVALPDDSMKGRIIGRGGRNIRAIENATGVDLVVDDTPEAITISSFDPVRREVARIALERLIADGRIHPARIEKVVAEARAEVEQIIREAGEQAAYEVGVSGLHPELIRLLGQLKFRTSYGQNQWAHAIEAARLATLLAHELGANVEWAKKGALLHDIGKAVTHEVEGPHALIGAEIAKRCGVHPVVVNAIASHHHEVEQETIEAVIVEVADAISGARMGARRESLEQYIKRIKALEDVAKSFDGVQEAYAIQAGREIRVIVRPDDVDDLTAIRLSKEIARNIEESMEYPGQIKVTVIRETRAVDYAK, encoded by the coding sequence ATGGAAGGCGTCATACTCATTGGAGCCGCCCTACTCGCCGCGCTTGTCGGCGCCGTTGTAGGCGCATGGCTGGGCTACCGTGGCGGGCAAGAACGCGCCCTCAGGGAAACCGAAAAACAAGTCCAATCCATGCTCACGGAAGCGGAACAGCAAGCCCGCGCCATGGTGCAGGAAGCCAAAGCCGAAGCCCAGGAACTGCGCCTGCAAGCCAAAGAAGAAATCGTGCGCCTGCGCGATGAAGCCGAACGCGAATTCAAGCAACAGCGGCGCGAACTGCAACGCCTGGAACAGGAACTCCAACAGCGGCGCGAAAAACTCGACCGCCGGCAAGAGCAGTTGGAAAACCGCGCCCGCAACCTCGACCGCCGCGAACAAGCCCTCGAAAAGCGCGAAGAAGAAATCGAAGCCCTGGTGGCGGAACAACAAGCCGCGCTCGAACGTGTCGCCGAACTTTCACGCGAGGAAGCACGCCAACTCTTGTTGCAACAAGTTGAAGAAGAAGCGCGGCAGGATATGGCGCGCATTCTGCGCGAACGCGAAGCCGAAGCGCGCGAAATCGCCGAAAAGAAGGCGCGCGCCATCATCGTGACGGCGATTCAGCGCATGGCCACCGACGTCACCAACGACGTGGTTGTCTCCACCGTGGCGCTCCCCGACGACAGCATGAAAGGGCGCATCATCGGGCGTGGTGGGCGCAATATCCGCGCCATCGAAAACGCCACGGGGGTTGACCTGGTGGTGGACGATACACCCGAAGCCATCACCATCAGCAGTTTCGACCCCGTGCGCCGCGAAGTCGCACGCATTGCGCTGGAACGCCTGATTGCCGACGGGCGTATTCACCCCGCCCGTATCGAAAAGGTGGTGGCGGAAGCCCGCGCCGAAGTGGAACAAATCATCCGCGAAGCGGGCGAGCAAGCCGCCTACGAGGTCGGCGTCAGTGGCTTGCACCCCGAGTTGATTCGCCTGTTGGGGCAACTCAAATTCCGCACCAGTTACGGGCAAAACCAGTGGGCGCACGCCATCGAAGCCGCCCGCCTCGCCACCCTGCTGGCGCACGAACTGGGCGCCAATGTGGAATGGGCGAAGAAAGGCGCGCTCTTGCACGACATCGGGAAAGCCGTCACGCACGAAGTCGAAGGGCCGCACGCCCTTATCGGCGCTGAAATCGCCAAGCGGTGCGGTGTCCACCCGGTGGTGGTCAACGCAATCGCCAGCCACCACCACGAAGTGGAGCAAGAAACCATCGAAGCGGTCATCGTCGAAGTGGCGGACGCGATCAGCGGGGCGCGCATGGGCGCACGCCGCGAATCGCTGGAACAGTACATCAAGCGCATCAAAGCGCTGGAAGACGTTGCCAAGAGTTTCGACGGTGTGCAAGAAGCCTATGCCATTCAGGCGGGGCGCGAAATTCGCGTCATTGTGCGCCCCGACGACGTGGACGACTTGACCGCTATCCGCCTGAGCAAAGAGATTGCCCGCAATATCGAGGAAAGCATGGAATACCCTGGGCAAATCAAAGTGACTGTGATTCGCGAAACGCGCGCTGTGGACTACGCCAAATAA
- a CDS encoding tetratricopeptide repeat protein, producing MLKMKLYHDIFDRELPPLEEVEHLVQEAPSAEHWHMLGMVQFQKLIFHQAEVSFTEALALEATAERHFHRGVTRVIMGKFGDALDDFEAVLRFEPEHFGAHYNRGRLLARLRRYDEALEALETAQRLNRAQANRLQVGRAMRTIRRLRDGDTRESFFDRLRGLLGT from the coding sequence ATGTTGAAGATGAAACTCTATCATGACATTTTCGACCGCGAGTTGCCGCCTTTGGAGGAAGTGGAGCATTTGGTGCAGGAAGCCCCCTCGGCGGAGCACTGGCATATGCTGGGCATGGTGCAATTTCAGAAGTTGATTTTTCACCAGGCGGAGGTTTCCTTCACCGAGGCGTTGGCGTTGGAGGCGACCGCTGAGCGCCATTTTCACCGTGGTGTGACACGCGTCATCATGGGCAAATTTGGCGATGCGCTGGACGACTTCGAGGCGGTTTTGCGGTTCGAGCCGGAGCATTTTGGCGCGCATTACAACCGTGGGCGTCTGCTCGCACGCTTGCGGCGGTATGATGAGGCGCTGGAAGCGCTGGAAACCGCGCAACGGCTGAATCGCGCCCAGGCGAACCGCTTGCAGGTTGGGCGTGCCATGCGCACCATTCGCCGCTTGCGCGACGGCGATACGCGCGAATCGTTCTTTGACCGGTTGCGCGGCTTGTTGGGCACGTGA